The DNA window GCAAGATATACAaacttatataaaataaatataaataaatatacaaaataaatttgtcGTAAACAGTACACACTTATGGTATTCAAATTCTTAAAGTAGCGTTTTGCGTTGATTTTGGAGAAGTTTGATACTACACGATGTTTAAATTTCCTAGGCTTCAAACTGGTCATAGTTCTAATATAAGaatttaaacaataaaataattaaattcttCGGAAATTTACAACATTCGAAATCATGTGTTTCCTATTAATTAACTTCAATCTGGTTGATATCTTCAGAATCGAATGAAGTCTTTAATTACCCAATTGTTCTATCTTTTGCAACACtattaattgtttaaagttCTAAGTAACTTCTCTGTCCtcactcccccacccacccctcccccaccccccctatcTCTGTTCTTAACGTGTTCCATATATTTTGGCTTAAGTCTGCATGCTACGGAAATTCCTGCTATAGGATTGAAATGAAAGCCAATCTTTCAATGTTTATGCAATAACGTTCAACCGGTAAAGAAAATATACAAGGGAGTTTTAGTTTGCTATCTTCAACTTCTTTGTAACTGCAAACTCAACGTGAACAGTCGCTTTTTCACAAGTATAAAATATGAGCAGTTTAATATAGCAAACTTAATTATGCCAGATACAATTAAAAAACTTCCATACAATTAACTTCGCCAACAACATAATATTTCACAATacattttgcatattcataatttagGTATTATCGTATAATGGCTGTACACTATCGTTGTTCATTCGAAATATTACGTACCAgacacaattaaaaaaaaacctccaTACAGTTCACTTCGCCATCAATAATATTTcacaatagtttttttttttgcatatacATAATTTAGGTATTATCGACTGATGGCTGTACACTATCGTTGTTCATTCGAATTATTACTTACGCTCTTCCTTCACTGCAAATACAACGTTCAATCGAAAATCCAATTGAAATGCTACACGGCAAATTCTGTGGCGTCATAAGATGAGTTACAAATCTCTGTATGTTGCTTGCTGAAAGTTATAGTGTTTAGCTTTCTTTAAACTCGAATTTGTAAACAAAGTTCCATTGTTGTTAACTTATTAAAAACACTCTTGCTCCAATTGAGATTCAACATTTCAATCTAAGTGTCGATTTTAAGTTTGTACGTTcattttatgacgtcatcatgacaCTAATTCATTCTAGATTTTGTCGTAAATGTAAcattgttgtattgttttgtaatgATAACAAAGCATTATTGTTCTTTAATAATTCTTGTCTACAGAGTGTTGGTAGACACTGAATCTTCTTCATCTGCATTAACAATTGATGATGTTCTTTCTCTTACTTCTTCTGCGTCAGTGTACACAGCCAGGTCCTCCCCCTCTACACGATTTAGGTAGTAGACAACTTCTGTAGCTACCCTTTCGGCAGACTCGAGCGCTCCTTCCATCTGTCCATACCAACTGGTGGAGGTTTCTGTTCCCGCCCAGTGCACTCTATTTAGTGAAAAGGAGAATGCGTTTCCGGaatggaagaagaaaaattttacacaaaaacaaaacaaaaaagcatCCTGAATGATTATATATGAACATGTAAGACTACAAATAGATGAAACACGTGATGTTCATACTGGTTCTCGATTGGCTGCTTATATCTTGGTAAGGTCCATTAGAGGGAACATGGGAAGACCATCgaaaacaattaaaaagtaCTATTTCTCATACACGATGTAAATGTGGTGATACTATCGGGTGTAATGTTTAAGTTCGTCAGTTACTCTCAAATATATTAGAAGGTCCATTAATGGTCAGTTAGATTCAAACTTCAAACGTATGTTATTGATAACCTCTGATCGTTTACCCAAAATGAAGAACTTAATGAGGTATGTGTTTTTGTCGTGTATGTGTTCGTGTGCCAACTATGCGTTTTTGTGTCAGGTATGTGCTTGGAGAGAGTGTTTGTGTATCAGTGCTTGTGTCAAGTATGTGTTTATGTGGCAGGTATGTATGTGTGCCAAGTGTATGGGTGTGTCAAGGGGGTGTGTGGGTATGTCTAGTCCTCACAACTGGTGACATGGGGAAAAAGACGTTCCTGTCACCAGTTGTCGAACAATAGAGAACAATAGTCATCGGTTGTCCAGACAAAGGGTGTACGTGTGTGGGGATGGTGTTGTATGGTGTGGGAGGGTGTACGCGTGTGCGAATTATGTTGTATGGTGTGGGAGGGTGTGCGTGTTTGGGTGGGGTGGTGTTATATGGTGTGCGAAGGTGTATGGGGGTGGTGTGGGAGGGTGTGGGAGGGTGTACGTGTGTGGGGATGGTGTGGGAGGGTGTGGgagggtgtatgtgtgtgggaATGGTGTTGTATGGTGTGGAGGAGTATGTATTAGGCTAACGACAAGAAGCAGAGATCAAGAAACAACTAACCTCATGAATGGTCTCTGTATCATCATGTAATTCAAGGCAAACACACCGGGTGATATTACGGTACACGGTATATCGGGTTCACAATCAAGATCGCCCCAGATCTTATCGGTATAGTCGACTCTTGAATACACTTCATCTCCAAAGACTTCTCGCAGATTTTTAAGGATTACGTCTTCCCTCTCACTAGGCTATTcccgaagaagaagaagaacaagaagaagaagcagtAACATCAGTTCAAATAGCTTATAAAAGATTGTGGGAAAACACGGCGGCCGATGAAATGACTGTGATAATCACACACACAGCACGACTGAGAATGATAGCGTGTTTTCATATATATCGATACCAAACTACACCAACTTAATGACAAATCAAACAGTTAGATAACCTGACGTTTAAATCCTATGGCAGGATCTTATTCAGAGCCAaacacaagttttttttttaatcttataAAGTGGTCAAATCTAGTAGTTTCAAACCATATGAATTATTTAGGAGTAACTATCTTACCTCGTAAGCATCTCTTAACTTCCGTGAAAATGCATATCCCATCAAGGCAGGCATTGAGTTGACTGTGGTTGCATCGAAAACGAACGAGTACCCCATAATATCACCCTCACCGTGTATTTTAAGGCTCTCAAGTTCCTTATGCTGATCGACAAGTTTAATAGCGACTCCATTCTTGCCAATGACGTCATTCCGCCAAAATACCTACGGATGTCAAAATGTAAGCCATATTTAATCTAACAGTTACTGTCATTAATTTACCGGGTAACACCATGTAATCGAAAATGCAATGGGGTAGCATGCATAAAACAGGAACTGTGTGAACAGAAAGCACGGACGGACAGAATGATAGACATACTGAATAGGTGAACAAAGGGATTGAAAAATAGACAGACACATATATACAACGAAGATAAAGAGAGAGTTTGTCACTTGTTATTAATTTTCTCCTACTTGTAGTCTTTGAATATAATTCGATTACTGTAAAGTCACATATATCAACAGGCGAAATATGCATTTAGTtcttatgttttattttcaataataaaaaatatataaaacaaaaccgtCTGGCCTACTCAAATCTTAGTTCCCAAGAATATTGTCCTTTTTTAATCTGCAGCTTCGTTCTAAAGCATTCAAGAAAACCCCCTTTGTTTTGCACAATCTTGTAAATATTCTGTTAACTGATATAAAAATGGTGACCATTTTTGGTTTGTTTAACAAATTTTGGTAGCAATAAGTAAATAGACTTATGACGTTACCATCTTCCGATGTGACGTCATTGCTACTTTACTTACCGTTTCAAAAGTCACAACATATTTTAAGCATTTTCCGGAAAATGAGTGTTTAATGATTGTGTCTTTCCCCAATGGCAGCTTTGGTCGGAAATCCATTTGATCTATAAGGGGAAAAAACGATGAAATGTTATCAGTGttaaaaattaatgttattGAATAGAAAGAAGCTCACAGAATGCCAGTAACTATGTAGTTTTACATAGCCTTCCCTTTAAATAATACTATTGTGACATAGGACCAACCTAATGTAAATTGTTGCGTGTGCACCATAACaacaacccccaaccccccaaccccctcccccacgcACCGTCACGTATACCTGACCAGTAACTACCTGGCATGATTTTGATACTTCTTCTATCTTACGATGATTGTAAACTTCCATAACAATGTTACGGCAGTCGAGTTTTATTTGAACTTATGATGGAAATCGCCAACATCTTGAAAAATCCCCATTGATCTTCGTGTTCGATAATTATAGTGTCTGTGCGACGAAATTTTCAGTTTGGTATAGCGTCTTTAATTAATTACCCACAATTTTTCATTTGGTGAAGACATCTTAGTTTAGTTAGGTAGGTTTGGTTAAATTGTCAGAATTGACGAAGCAAATTAAAAGAGCTGTTACAAATTCTTGACAAATTCTAATCGATACCTTTTCAAAGCTAAAATTAACTTCCTTACCTACAtacatatcaacatgttacatcaTTCTAtttttacttttgacttcataGTCTTCTATAcatcatattttctttttgccCAGCAAAATTATTTCCTTTGAGAGCTTTACATCCTATGCAAATTAGGTGACGTCACATGGACGTAATTGTCCATGGGAGGATTGCTAAGTATTTCCAGCATAGTTCTCTTACCAATACATTTTGGTGGGACGGTCATGACTACTCTCCTAGCCCAGAAGACTCTTCCTCCCCGAGACCTGACCTGGCATCGTTCGTCGTCATCTTGGTGTAGCTCGGTCACTGGATCACTAAATATTATATTCTCTCTGCCAATCCTATCGGCGAGGATGGCGCACAACCTCTCTGCTCCTCCCTGTATTGTAAGAAGGAAACTTAATATTACATAATGTAGGTCATGACCTAGGGCCAGACTCATGTTTGTGgagaagggagaggggagggggggggctctgGGTTATACTATTATAttatacagaatatatatatatatatatatatatataatatatatataattgaagttGCAGCgtgttggaaaatccagaacagtgaataagcttccagcctccaccaggattcgaacccgggccttccgctttgtatgcggacaccctaaccaacaaggctatatggacgctgattgaatgtccagaggttcgaaaccggtaaggtcGGAATTCTAACCTTTTCGtagtacataatatgtaatACGCAATGAAACTGCGGAGACGCGAAGTACTATGTAATTGTTGTTAATGGAGTATAGTTTGCGgcctttataaaaaaaaaagttgcacgCTGTTGAAATTCTCTAATTATGATAATTTATTACCTTAATTTTGAGTTCTTTCCCAGATCCTTTGCCGATATTACACATATTATTCCATCCTCCGTATGTGTTTAAAAGGTACAGGAAGAAGAGTAATGAGATCTCTCTGGGAGTGACACCAAGGCTGAGAACGACAAGGGCGTCAAAGATTTGCCTCCCACCTTTAATCGTGaaccaaacaaaaaaagaatgggatatcaaaaattaatttgatttaattgACTGGAATAATTAGAAAAGAGTAGTTGAAGGATGTGTAGTGCCGCCGTCACCAGTGTTGAAGTAGAATCAGATGTATTAATGTGTCGGGTCATCCCCTCTTCTCCGATGAACGAGTAtctatcatagtttatattatagCGCAgttatatatgttaatcgtCTGTGCATCCATATAGTTAACTCCCGTGTAATCTGTGTTCGTTTAACTTCTGCCTCTGAagtagatcctgctaggat is part of the Apostichopus japonicus isolate 1M-3 chromosome 22, ASM3797524v1, whole genome shotgun sequence genome and encodes:
- the LOC139963897 gene encoding probable flavin-containing monoamine oxidase A is translated as MDKFKGIFNDAGDLFDTIKDKIATPNKADSDTDSHNLSDAIKKITFSDMASVASSADTQVTDASTHTVTDVLVVGAGLAGLATAYILLQKNRDLKINVIEASDRVGGRLLTKQVRTAESGKDLFDLGGEWLSRKQKRIMDLVVELGLETYEQDYAGFKMLIPAEGAPVSFEGYNYPIGMIGRYDLNSFIARLEILRDLVPLEDPTKCEDALEWDATTLEQFKRSHTWTDGGRQIFDALVVLSLGVTPREISLLFFLYLLNTYGGWNNMCNIGKGSGKELKIKGGAERLCAILADRIGRENIIFSDPVTELHQDDDERCQVRSRGGRVFWARRVVMTVPPKCIDQMDFRPKLPLGKDTIIKHSFSGKCLKYVVTFETVFWRNDVIGKNGVAIKLVDQHKELESLKIHGEGDIMGYSFVFDATTVNSMPALMGYAFSRKLRDAYEPSEREDVILKNLREVFGDEVYSRVDYTDKIWGDLDCEPDIPCTVISPGVFALNYMMIQRPFMRVHWAGTETSTSWYGQMEGALESAERVATEVVYYLNRVEGEDLAVYTDAEEVRERTSSIVNADEEDSVSTNTL